The following proteins are encoded in a genomic region of Pyricularia oryzae 70-15 chromosome 6, whole genome shotgun sequence:
- a CDS encoding FAD binding domain-containing protein encodes MISRPVLYAITMAMSAMTASAGPCSSDPCAALSAAGLQDPILRPNSTAYQDRINTLWSASARLAPACIVTPKDANEVALVLKALQKTPKAKFAIRGRGHSHWAGGDNVDGGVQIDLSLHFVGVTYNPDTKLASVLPASRWGTVFEELERQHGVAVVGGRDGNLGIGGFLTGGGNSFHTAKYGFGCDNVVNAEVVLADGRIVNVNKDENADLFKALKGGWGNFGIVTRFDLFTFPSSPVWGGLRVATLSQGAAVADSMVNFTANYHKNRGSAYLINWTYSPSMGKDPVISLFLVDTEGVEKGPAFAEALKIPEIMDALSVNRLDNLVDTYALPAGKRHVWYTLTFANDARVVNKAAELNTVFVADLLKVVPAEQLGTQLLVQPMPKIFFEHGVEKGGNVMGMDRVDGDSLQLLIACTVETAEQEKFLHERSAKLKDDVAAFAKSIGALRDWEYLNYADPTQDPFDSYGAANVAFLKQVSAKYDPTGFFQKQQGGGFRLPKA; translated from the exons ATGATTTCCCGCCCGGTACTTTACGCCATTACGATGGCCATGTCCGCCATGACTGCATCTGCTGGCCCCTGCTCTAGCGACCCC TGTGCCGCTCTTTCAGCTGCAGGCCTCCAGGACCCCATCCTCAGGCCCAACAGCACCGCGTACCAGGACCGCATCAACACCCTGTGGTCCGCCTCGGCCCGCCTGGCCCCCGCCTGCATTGTCACCCCCAAGGATGCAAACGAGGTTGCGCTTGTCCTGAAGGCTCTGCAAAAGACCCCCAAGGCCAAATTCGCCATCCGCGGCCGTGGCCACAGCCACTGGGCCGGTGGTGACAATGTCGACGGCGGAGTGCAGATCGACCTGAGCCTGCACTTTGTCGGCGTCACCTACAACCCCGACACCAAGCTGGCTTCCGTCCTGCCCGCTAGCCGCTGGGGTACCGTATTCGAGGAGCTTGAGCGCCAGCACGGCGTCGCTGTCGTCGGTGGTCGTGACGGCAACCTCGGTATCGGAGGTTTCCTCACTGGCGGTGGCAACTCCTTCCACACAGCCAAATACGGGTTCGGCTGTGACAACGTTGTCAACGCCGAGGTCGTCCTCGCCGACGGCCGCATCGTCAACGTCAACAAGGACGAGAATGCGGATCTGTTCAAGGCGCTAAAGGGCGGCTGGGGCAACTTTGGCATCGTGACCCGGTTTGATCTCTTCACGTTCCCCAGCTCCCCCGTCTGGGGAGGTCTCCGCGTCGCCACCCTGTCCCAGGGCGCCGCAGTTGCCGACTCGATGGTCAACTTCACGGCCAACTACCACAAGAACCGCGGCTCGGCCTATCTCATCAACTGGACCTACAGTCCTTCCATGGGCAAGGACCCTGTTATTTCCCTGTTCCTGGTTGATACCGAAGGCGTCGAGAAGGGTCCGGCCTTTGCTGAGGCTCTAAAAATTCCCGAGATAATGGACGCCCTTTCCGTTAACCGCCTGGACAATCTCGTCGACACTTATGCCCTTCCTGCTGGCAAGCG CCACGTCTGGTACACCCTGACCTTTGCCAACGACGCTCGCGTCGTCAACAAGGCCGCAGAGCTCAACACGGTCTTCGTTGCCGACCTGCTCAAGGTCGTCCCCGCAGAGCAGCTCGGCACTCAACTGCTCGTCCAGCCCATGCCCAAGATCTTTTTTGAGCACGGCGTGGAAAAGGGCGGCAACGTCATGGGCATGGACCGCGTCGATGGCGACTCTCTCCAGCTGCTGATCGCCTGCACCGTCGAGACCGCCGAGCAGGAGAAGTTTTTGCACGAGAGGTCCGCCAAGCTCAAGGACGACGTGGCCGCCTTCGCCAAGTCCATCGGCGCCCTGCGCGACTGGGAGTACCTCAACTACGCCGACCCCACGCAGGACCCCTTCGACAGCTACGGGGCTGCCAACGTCGCTTTCCTCAAGCAGGTGTCGGCCAAGTACGACCCGACCGGCTTTTTCCAGAAGCAACAGGGTGGTGGCTTCAGGCTGCCCAAGGCTTGA
- a CDS encoding pleiotropic drug resistance protein 1 has protein sequence MTMSENKQTQDGHPVGAHARNNDPTDATEAAGELATQGKTLDAPEEDAISIMDRETPGNRMMHAENEKSRPALYDAQHLSLADVQQVDVQIRDLRVSVDTSPSIWDPSTYMDLAKQTFASSKSQGSNHVKALLQSVSASLAPGTLTAIIGGSGSGKTTMLNTLAERVSSSRLSVGGSVAFRNVSGGQGLDAPGGDIQSVRYSYVMQQDILLPTLTVRETLRYSADLRLPPSTTIEERMRVVEEVILELGLKECADTRIGDHAHKGCSGGEKRRVSIGVQLLSNPSVLFLDEPTTGLDSTSAFQLVRTLKTLAEKGRTIITTIHQPRAEIWELFDNLVVLTKGSPVFSGPANECAPWFADLGYELPPFVNPCEFFIDISAVDNRTPEIEEETTTRVSNLKAAWNQESSRRYPPASAGTQVTSRKAKSEARKHASFLRQVHVLSDRTFKVTYRDPMGMAASIVEAILMGLCTGYLFYDLGRDQSGIRSRQGALYTSAGLQGYLFLLFEAYRLSLDIPTFDREHNEGCVDIIPFLLSRRLSRLPTEDFPVPFIFSAIFYFMAGFEREAHKFLIFFAVNFLNHYIAVTCAMACISAIRHFPGASLLANLNYTLQSMACGFFIQSNTIPVYVRWLKWITYTFYVFGSLCGNEFEGNFYDCPTSNNRNDPNCRPYTGSFIMNALGFPRNWVWKPIVAQVAFVVFFYTTAGLGLRFLKTEMTIARSRTSETDLSFGKEKMNARSIAEVRAIDVGLDDFTLNLEKKTALGKKLPTKVILNPVTTTFRSGQINVIMGPSGSGKTSLLNAMALRLRNTIGTKYRRSGKLSFNGAEPSDAVIRSVCSYVSQDDDALLPSLTVRETLRFSAGLRLPSWMSKEEKNKRAEEVLLKMGLKDCADNLVGNDLIKGISGGEKRRVTIAIQILTDPRVLLLDEPTSGLDAFTTLSLMELFAGLASEGRTLILTIHQARSDLFQQFGNVLLLARGGSPVYSGPAGQMVEYFARHGYRCPVNNNPADYALDLITIDLQHAEREAASREKVQRLVEGWKTFAEEQTRRELEQENKEKTGGTAGGVLASYPTRLSDIREAEEPRSPSESGAPPWRDQTTARPDAGLFSAASRRSLHKSKLATPAELGAMVRKRAGFFTAFPILMRRAVVNFRRQPPLLVARLMQVLGLGIILTLFFAPLKSDYFSVQNRAGFIQEVAAFYFVGMLQNVAVYPAERNCFYAEDDDGVYSVEAFLATYTLLELPFELLSCMLFGVMAVFAVGLPHTAEMYFVCTFVCWGIVSCGESLGMMFNTLFSNHTGFAITLTSVFLSISNAMGGIMSIDMPAIYDAFNHISPVRFAVLALAPYTLRGVQFSCEASQRLPNGRCIISTGEDVLDLYKLNVNGTLNLGYLMVLAFAYRIAAWALLRAVRTKWK, from the exons ATGACCATGTCGGAAAATAAACAAACTCAAGACGGTCACCCAGTCGGGGCACACGCCAGAAATAATGACCCAACCGATGCCACCGAGGCTGCAGGAGAGCTTGCGACGCAGGGAAAGACACTCGACGCTCCCGAGGAGGATGCGATATCCATCATGGACAGGGAAACCCCTGGCAACCGTATGATGCATGCCGAAAATGAAAAGTCTAGGCCAGCCTTGTACGACGCCCAGCATCTTTCCTTGGCCGACGTGCAGCAGGTCGATGTGCAGATTCGTGACTTGCGGGTCTCTGTCGACACCTCGCCTTCGATATGGGACCCATCAACTTACATGGACCTGGCCAAGCAGACCTTTGCCAGCAGCAAGTCCCAAGGCTCCAACCATGTCAAGGCGCTGCTCCAGTCCGTCTCAGCGTCCCTTGCGCCTGGGACTCTGACTGCAATTATTGGTGGCAGTGGTTCCGGCAAGACGACCATGCTGAACACGCTTGCCGAGCGGGTTTCCAGTTCTCGACTGTCGGTGGGCGGAAGCGTCGCCTTCCGCAACGTCAGCGGAGGACAAGGCCTCGACGCTCCGGGCGGGGACATACAGTCGGTCCGGTATTCATATGTCATGCAGCAGGACATTCTGCTTCCCACGCTGACGGTCCGCGAGACGCTGCGGTACTCGGCCGACCTGCGActgccgccgtcgacgacgaTCGAGGAGCGCATGCGGGTGGTGGAGGAGGTTATTCTGGAGCTGGGCCTGAAGGAATGTGCAGACACCAGGATCGGAGACCATGCGCACAAGGGCTGCTCTGGCGGAGAGAAGAGGAGGGTGAGCATCGGTGTGCAGCTGCTCTCGAACCCGTCGGTCTTGTTTCTCGACGAGCCCACCACCGGACTCGACAGCACATCGGCATTCCAGCTCGTGCGGACCCTGAAGACGCTCGCGGAGAAGGGGCGGACCATCATCACGACCATCCATCAGCCGCGGGCCGAGATCTGGGAGCTCTTTGATAATCTCGTCGTCTTGACCAAGGGAAGCCCCGTCTTCTCGGGTCCGGCCAACGAGTGCGCCCCTTGGTTTGCCGATCTCGGCTACGAGCTCCCGCCGTTTGTGAACCCCTGCGAGTTCTTCATCGACATCTCGGCCGTGGACAACAGAACACCCGAGATTGAGGAGGAGACGACCACCCGGGTGTCCAATCTCAAGGCGGCCTGGAATCAAGAGTCGAGCCGCCGCTACCCTCCCGCGTCGGCCGGGACGCAGGTCACATCCCGCAAGGCCAAGTCCGAGGCGCGGAAGCATGCTTCGTTCCTGCGCCAGGTCCACGTCCTCAGCGACCGGACCTTCAAGGTCACGTACCGCGACCCCATGGGCATGGCGGCCTCGATCGTCGAGGCCATCCTGATGGGTCTCTGCACCGGCTATCTCTTCTACGACCTGGGGAGGGATCAGTCGGGCATCAGGTCTCGCCAGGGAGCACTGTACACTTCGGCCGGTCTCCAAGGCTACCTGTTTCTGCTTTTTGAGGCCTACCGTCTCAGCTTGGATATTCCCACTTTTGACCGCGAGCACAACGAGGGTTGTGTCGATATAATCCCGTTTCTCCTTTCCCGAAGGCTGTCTCGCCTGCCCACCGAAGACTTTCCGGTGCCGTTCATTTTCAGTGCCATTTTCTACTTTA TGGCTGGTTTCGAACGAGAAGCACACAAGTTTCTGATCTTCTTCGCCGTCAATTTCCTGAACCACTACATTGCCGTCACCTGCGCCATGGCATGCATTTCTGCGATTCGCCATTTCCCCGGAGCAAGTCTGCTTGCCAATCTCAACTACACGCTACAAAGCATGGCGTGCGGCTTCTTTATCCAGTCCAACACCATCCCCGTCTACGTTCGCTGGCTCAAATGGATCACTTATACGTTTTACGTGTTTGGCTCCCTGTGCGGAAACGAGTTTGAAGGCAATTTCTATGACTGTCCTACCAGCAACAACCGCAACGATCCAAACTGTCGCCCATACACGGGTTCGTTTATTATGAATGCGCTGGGATTCCCGAGAAACTGGGTCTGGAAGCCGATCGTCGCTCAGGTGGCCTTTGTGGTCTTCTTTTACACAACTGCTGGTCTTGGGCTGCGATTCCTAAAGACGGAAATGACAATTGCTCGGTCTCGTACCAGTGAGACGGATTTGTCCTTTGGCAAGGAGAAGATGAACGCGCGGTCCATCGCCGAGGTCAGGGCCATCGATGTCGGCCTGGACGATTTCACCCTCAACCTCGAAAAGAAGACGGCCCTGGGCAAGAAGCTGCCGACCAAGGTCATTCTCAACCCCGTGACCACGACGTTCAGGTCAGGGCAGATCAACGTCATCATGGGCCCCTCCGGGTCTGGCAAAACCTCGCTGCTCAACGCCATGGCTCTTCGACTGCGCAACACGATTGGCACAAAGTACCGACGCTCCGGCAAGCTCTCGTTCAACGGTGCTGAACCGTCCGATGCCGTCATCCGGTCCGTGTGCTCGTACGTGTCTCAGGACGACGATGCTCTTTTGCCCAGCCTGACGGTGCGCGAAACTCTGCGCTTTTCTGCCGGGCTGAGACTCCCGTCGTGGATGAGCAAGGAGGAAAAGAACAAGCGGGCCGAGGAGGTGCTGCTCAAGATGGGTCTCAAGGACTGCGCCGACAACCTCGTGGGCAACGATCTCATCAAGGGTATCAGCGGTGGAGAGAAGCGTCGCGTCACCATCGCCATCCAGATCCTCACCGACCCTCGAGTCCTTCTACTTGACGAGCCAACGAGCGGTCTGGATGCCTTTACGACCTTGTCACTGATGGAGCTGTTTGCCGGGTTGGCCAGCGAAGGGAGGACGTTGATCCTGACCATCCACCAGGCTCGGTCGGACCTTTTCCAGCAGTTTGGTAATGTTTTGCTTCTGGCACGAGGTGGCTCTCCCGTCTACTCGGGGCCGGCAGGACAGATGGTGGAGTACTTTGCCCGCCATGGATACCGCTGCCCGGTCAACAACAACCCGGCCGACTACGCTCTGGATCTCATCACCATTGACCTGCAGCACGCCGAGAGGGAAGCTGCCAGCAGGGAAAAGGTTCAGAGGCTGGTGGAGGGATGGAAGACGTTTGCCGAGGAGCAGACCCGACGTGAACTGGAGCAGGAGAACAAGGAAAAGACAGGCGGCACTGCCGGCGGAGTACTCGCCTCGTATCCCACCAGGCTGTCTGATATCCGCGAAGCCGAGGAGCCAAGATCCCCCTCCGAGTCTGGTGCGCCGCCTTGGCGCGATCAAACAACCGCCCGACCCGACGCGGGCCTGTTCTCGGCCGCATCGCGCCGGTCTTTGCACAAGTCCAAGCTTGCCACGCCGGCCGAGCTGGGCGCCATGGTGCGCAAGCGAGCGGGCTTCTTCACGGCGTTCCCGATCCTGATGCGCCGCGCCGTGGTCAACTTTCGCCGGCAGCCGCCGCTGCTCGTGGCCCGCCTGATGCAGGTCCTCGGGCTCGGCATCATCCTGACGCTCTTCTTCGCGCCGCTCAAGTCGGACTACTTTTCCGTCCAGAACCGGGCCGGCTTCATCCAGGAGGTTGCCGCGTTTTACTTTGTCGGCATGCTGCAAAACGTGGCCGTCTACCCGGCGGAGCGCAACTGCTTCTacgccgaggacgacgacggcgtctACAGCGTCGAGGCCTTCCTCGCCACCTACACGCTCCTGGAGCTGCCCTTTGAGCTGCTGAGCTGCATGTTGTTTGGTGTCATGGCCGTCTTTGCCGTCGGCCTCCCGCACACGGCCGAGATGTATTTCGTCTGCACCTTTGTCTGCTGGGGTATCGTGAGCTGTGGCGAAAGCTTGGGCATGATGTTCAACACTTTGTTTTCCAATCACACTGGGTTTGCCATTACCCTGACTAGCGTTTTCCTCAGCATCTCAAACGCCATGG GAGGAATCATGTCCATCGACATGCCGGCCATCTACGACGCCTTTAACCACATCAGCCCCGTCCGCTTCGCCGTCTTGGCACTGGCGCCCTACACGCTCAGGGGCGTCCAGTTCTCGTGCGAGGCCTCGCAACGTCTCCCCAACGGACGATGCATCATCTCGACGGGCGAGGACGTCTTGGATCTTTACAAGCTCAACGTCAACGGCACGCTGAATCTGGGATACCTGATGGTGCTTGCGTTTGCCTATCGCATCGCGGCCTGGGCTCTGTTGAGGGCTGTGAGGACCAAGTGGAAATGA